Genomic window (bacterium):
CTGCGGCCATCCGGTCGCCGAGGCCCTCCTCCTGCGATATCCGCAAGACCTCGCGATAACAGGTGAGAGCGGAATCATACATGCCCCTGCTGGCGTACCCGTTGCCGACCATGTTCAGACGGCGGCACAGGCCGTTCGCCCTTGTCCACGCCTTGCTGTGGTGAACCAGTTCGTGTCCGTGCCCGGGTCGGCTGAACTCGCGGTCCGCTCTGTGGCTGCTAACCACAAACCAGACTCCGCCTAAGATGACAAATGCGGCGCAGACGGCCACGACGGCGACCCACGGCTTGACTCGCCGCGTCATGCCGGTCGATTCTCCCATACCGGAATTTTAGCACTCGAGCCATGGATGGCAAGCTGTCCGTTGATGCGCCGATCTGTGTGCTCCGTGGCTTGACTTGTGCCAAGGCGTGGGAATAATAGGGCAGTCTGCTGAGGTCCGAATGTTGACCGAAAGAGGAGGTCTGAATGGCTGATGCGAGTGTTGCCCCGGCTGCGGGTACGTCGGACAAGAGCAAGATAGCGGCGTTGCTTCTTTGCATATTCCTCGGCGGTCTTGGTGTGCACCGGTTCTATGTCGGCAAGATTGGAACCGGCATCATCTGGCTCCTGACCGGCGGTGTGTTCGGAATCGGCTGGATTGTGGATATCATCATGATTGCCGTCGACAAGTTCAAGGACAAGCAGGGAAACGTCCTGGCCTGATCGACCGCGTCCCACTTCGTTCGGCCGCTGCCTCGCGCAGCGGCCGCAGCTTTGCAGAGCAGCGCATGGACCTACATGGGCGAATGCATGGCAGCGGGCTACGTTGCGGGCCGCAGCCGTAGCCGGCAGCATCCATTAGCACTTGACCCGAGCCGCGGCGACCGTCGCAGCTCTCCTCGTACTTCTCCAAGAAACTCCACTCGTTGGTCAGGAGGTTACCCGCAGAGTAATCCCGGAAGGAACTCTGACGGGAAAGCCGACTGTAACTCGGCAAGGAACCTGGGATTGAACCCGACTCGTTACCCGGCAAGGAACCGGACAAGGAACTCTACTCGTTGCTCGCGAAGTAGCGGAAGAAGTAGCGGTCGAGGTAACCGTAGAAGTAACCCTCATCGTTCCTCGGGAAGTTGCTCCGGTCGTTACCTCGGAAGCTATGTGCGGAGCTACGGGGGGAGCATAGGAGGGGTTGGGAAGGGAATAGGGGTTAGGGTACTGGGAATAGGGAAGTTAGGAC
Coding sequences:
- a CDS encoding TM2 domain-containing protein yields the protein MADASVAPAAGTSDKSKIAALLLCIFLGGLGVHRFYVGKIGTGIIWLLTGGVFGIGWIVDIIMIAVDKFKDKQGNVLA